From one Phocaeicola salanitronis DSM 18170 genomic stretch:
- the gmk gene encoding guanylate kinase — protein sequence MNGKLIIFSAPSGSGKSTIINYLLKQGLNLRFSISATSRPPRGTEQNGVEYFFLSPEEFKEGIANNEFVEYEEVYPGRFYGTLKSQVEKQLAEGQNIIFDVDVVGGCNIKRFYGDRALSVFIQPPSIEELRKRLEGRGTDSPETINSRIAKAEFELSYAPKFDIVVVNDQLEKAEAQTLEAIRNFLNS from the coding sequence ATGAACGGAAAACTGATCATATTCTCCGCACCTTCGGGTTCGGGCAAGTCGACTATTATCAACTACCTGCTAAAGCAAGGGCTGAACTTACGGTTCTCCATCTCTGCCACCAGCCGTCCGCCCCGTGGTACGGAACAGAATGGAGTGGAATATTTTTTTCTCTCGCCTGAAGAATTCAAGGAAGGCATAGCGAACAATGAATTCGTAGAATACGAAGAGGTCTATCCCGGCCGTTTTTACGGGACTTTGAAATCGCAAGTAGAAAAGCAACTTGCTGAAGGACAAAACATCATTTTCGATGTAGATGTAGTAGGCGGATGCAACATCAAGCGCTTTTATGGCGACCGCGCTCTATCGGTCTTCATCCAACCGCCTTCTATCGAAGAACTGCGCAAGCGTCTGGAAGGACGAGGAACCGACTCACCGGAAACAATTAATAGCCGGATAGCCAAAGCGGAATTCGAACTTAGCTATGCCCCGAAATTCGACATTGTCGTAGTAAATGACCAATTGGAGAAAGCCGAAGCACAAACGCTGGAAGCCATCCGTAATTTTTTAAACAGCTGA
- a CDS encoding redox-sensing transcriptional repressor Rex, which produces MTLQSAKNTDKIPEPTLRRLPWYLSCAKLMGEKGEKFVSSTQISRQINIDASQIAKDLSYVDITGRTRVGYEIERLVQVLEDFLGFTNLHRAYLFGVGSLGGALLGDSGLAHFGLKIVGAFDIKPELLGTSINGIPIYHTDEFEARMRTERVNIGVLTVPISIAQEITDKMVAGGIKAVWNFTPFRIRVPEHIVVQNTSLYAHLAVMFNRLNEMNT; this is translated from the coding sequence ATGACACTACAATCAGCTAAAAATACGGATAAGATTCCCGAACCTACCTTGCGCAGGCTTCCGTGGTATCTTTCGTGTGCCAAATTGATGGGAGAGAAAGGCGAAAAGTTCGTTTCTTCCACGCAAATTTCGAGGCAAATCAATATTGATGCATCGCAGATAGCCAAAGATTTGTCGTATGTGGATATTACGGGGCGTACACGTGTCGGGTATGAAATAGAACGGCTGGTGCAGGTGCTTGAGGACTTTTTGGGTTTCACCAATCTGCATCGTGCTTACTTGTTTGGCGTGGGAAGTTTGGGAGGAGCTTTGTTAGGTGATTCGGGGTTGGCGCATTTCGGACTAAAGATAGTGGGCGCTTTCGATATCAAACCCGAGTTGTTAGGGACTAGCATTAATGGGATTCCTATTTATCATACTGATGAGTTCGAAGCACGTATGCGGACGGAGCGGGTGAATATCGGAGTATTGACTGTTCCTATTTCCATCGCTCAGGAAATTACCGATAAAATGGTGGCTGGAGGTATCAAAGCGGTATGGAACTTTACGCCTTTCCGTATCCGGGTGCCCGAACACATTGTGGTGCAGAATACCTCGCTCTATGCCCATCTGGCGGTGATGTTTAATCGGTTGAATGAAATGAATACTTGA
- the hisS gene encoding histidine--tRNA ligase: MATKPCIPKGTRDFSPEEMAKRNYIFSTIREVFRLYGFQQIETPAMENLSTLMGKYGDEGDKLLFKIQNSGDYFSGLTDEELLSRNAAKLACKFCEKGLRYDLTVPFARYVVMHRDDIAFPFKRFQIQPVWRADRPQKGRYREFYQCDADVVGSDSLLNEVELVQMLDTVFCKFGIRVAIKINNRKILSGIAEIIGEADKITDITVAIDKLDKIGLENVNAELASKGIPQESIAKLQPIILLSGTNQEKLATLKQTLALSETGMKGVEESEFILNTIAGLGIRSEVELDLTLARGLNYYTGAIFEVKALDVQIGSISGGGRYDNLTGIFGLPGVSGVGISFGADRIYDVLNQLDLYPKDASASTQVLFVNFGSAETAYVLPILAKVREAGIRAEIFPDASKMKKQMSYANAKAIPFVAIAGENEMQEGKLTLKNMTTGEQHLVTPDELIATVKL; the protein is encoded by the coding sequence ATGGCAACAAAACCCTGCATACCCAAAGGAACCAGAGACTTTTCGCCGGAAGAGATGGCGAAACGCAATTATATATTCAGTACAATCCGTGAGGTATTCCGCCTCTACGGATTCCAACAGATAGAAACCCCCGCTATGGAGAACCTCTCCACCTTAATGGGGAAATATGGCGACGAGGGCGACAAGCTCTTATTTAAAATACAGAACTCGGGCGATTACTTCTCAGGACTGACCGATGAAGAACTGCTCTCACGCAATGCAGCCAAACTCGCCTGCAAATTTTGCGAGAAAGGCTTACGCTACGATCTCACCGTACCGTTTGCACGCTACGTAGTGATGCACCGTGATGATATCGCCTTTCCCTTCAAACGTTTCCAGATTCAACCCGTATGGCGTGCCGACCGTCCGCAAAAAGGACGTTACCGTGAATTTTACCAATGCGACGCCGATGTAGTGGGAAGCGATTCACTCTTGAACGAAGTGGAACTGGTGCAGATGCTCGACACTGTATTCTGCAAGTTCGGCATACGGGTAGCCATCAAAATCAACAACCGAAAAATCCTGAGCGGCATAGCTGAAATCATCGGTGAGGCAGATAAGATAACAGATATTACCGTCGCTATCGACAAACTAGACAAAATCGGATTGGAGAACGTCAATGCCGAACTGGCTTCGAAAGGTATCCCACAAGAATCCATCGCCAAGCTCCAGCCCATCATCCTGTTGAGCGGGACAAACCAAGAAAAGCTCGCCACCTTGAAACAGACGCTGGCTTTGAGTGAAACGGGTATGAAAGGAGTAGAAGAAAGCGAATTCATCCTGAATACGATTGCAGGACTGGGCATCCGTTCGGAAGTGGAACTTGACCTCACCTTGGCGCGTGGACTGAATTACTATACAGGAGCCATCTTCGAAGTGAAGGCGCTCGACGTACAAATAGGAAGCATCAGCGGAGGAGGACGGTATGACAATCTGACAGGCATATTCGGTTTACCGGGCGTATCAGGCGTAGGCATCTCTTTCGGTGCCGACCGTATCTACGATGTATTGAACCAACTCGACCTCTATCCGAAGGACGCTTCGGCAAGCACACAAGTATTATTCGTTAACTTCGGCTCAGCAGAAACCGCTTACGTACTCCCCATCTTGGCAAAAGTACGCGAAGCAGGTATTCGTGCAGAAATCTTTCCCGATGCTTCGAAGATGAAAAAGCAGATGAGCTATGCTAACGCCAAAGCCATCCCCTTCGTGGCGATAGCGGGAGAGAACGAAATGCAGGAAGGCAAGCTCACGCTCAAGAATATGACAACGGGCGAACAGCATCTGGTCACTCCCGATGAACTAATCGCAACCGTAAAACTTTAA
- the ispF gene encoding 2-C-methyl-D-erythritol 2,4-cyclodiphosphate synthase, which produces MKIRTGFGFDVHRLVEGRDLWLGGIKIEHSMGLLGHSDADVLIHAICDALLGAANMRDIGYHFPDTSGEFEHIDSKILLKKTVALIATKGYTVGNIDATVCAERPKLKNFIPQMQQVLAEVMDVDVEDVSIKATTTERLGFTGREEGISAYAVALISKGL; this is translated from the coding sequence ATGAAGATACGTACAGGATTTGGGTTTGATGTCCATCGTTTGGTAGAAGGACGTGACCTTTGGTTGGGTGGGATAAAGATTGAACATTCAATGGGCTTGTTGGGGCATTCAGATGCCGATGTGTTGATTCATGCCATTTGCGATGCCTTATTAGGCGCAGCCAATATGCGTGATATTGGTTATCATTTTCCCGATACGTCAGGTGAGTTTGAACACATTGATAGCAAAATATTGTTGAAGAAGACCGTTGCGCTTATTGCTACAAAAGGTTATACGGTAGGGAATATCGATGCAACGGTATGTGCCGAACGCCCGAAGTTGAAGAACTTTATTCCGCAGATGCAGCAGGTGCTGGCAGAAGTAATGGATGTGGACGTAGAAGATGTCTCGATTAAAGCCACTACTACCGAGCGGTTGGGTTTTACAGGGCGTGAGGAAGGCATCTCGGCATACGCCGTAGCACTGATATCGAAAGGATTATAG
- a CDS encoding fumarylacetoacetate hydrolase family protein: MKIIAVGMNYPLHCKELHATEPLPEEPVIFMKPDSALLKDGKPFFIPDFCRQVDYETELVVRISRLGKNIAERFAHRYYDAVTVGIDFTARDLQRRFRSEGKPWELCKGFDNSAAIGDWIPVEQFATIQNIRFRLDIDGCKVQEGNTCDMLFPVDRIIAYVSQFCTLKIGDLLYTGTPAGVGPVTIGNHLEGYLEDRKVLDFNIR; encoded by the coding sequence ATGAAGATTATAGCAGTAGGAATGAATTATCCCTTGCATTGCAAGGAGTTGCACGCTACGGAGCCTTTGCCTGAAGAGCCGGTTATTTTTATGAAGCCCGATTCGGCGCTCTTGAAAGATGGCAAGCCTTTTTTTATCCCGGACTTTTGCCGGCAGGTGGATTATGAAACCGAGTTGGTGGTGCGTATCAGCCGGTTAGGGAAAAATATTGCCGAACGGTTCGCGCACCGGTATTATGATGCTGTAACGGTAGGTATTGATTTTACGGCACGTGACTTGCAACGCCGTTTCCGCTCTGAAGGCAAGCCTTGGGAATTATGTAAGGGATTCGATAATTCTGCAGCTATCGGCGATTGGATTCCGGTGGAACAGTTTGCCACTATTCAGAATATACGTTTCCGTCTTGATATTGACGGTTGCAAAGTGCAGGAAGGGAATACGTGCGACATGCTTTTTCCTGTAGATAGAATTATCGCTTACGTAAGTCAGTTCTGCACCTTAAAGATTGGTGACCTTTTGTATACGGGTACGCCGGCGGGTGTTGGTCCCGTAACGATAGGCAATCATTTGGAAGGATATTTGGAAGACAGAAAAGTACTTGATTTTAACATACGATGA
- a CDS encoding YicC/YloC family endoribonuclease: MIQSMTGYGKATVSFGDKKINVEIKSLNSKALDLSTRIAPLYREKEMEIRNRISKALERGKVDFSLWIEKETGETATPINATLIENYYKQICHIAETYHIPVPEDWFATLLRMPDVLTRVEVQELSDEEWSVASQAIDEAIQHLVDFRKQEGAALEKKFREKANNIERLLHSLETYEKERVTKIRERITDALEKTIQKDYDKNRLEQELIYYIEKLDINEEKQRLANHLNYFRETLDNGIGQGKKLGFIAQEMGREINTTGSKSNHALMQNIVVQMKDELEQIKEQVLNVM, from the coding sequence ATGATACAATCAATGACCGGATACGGCAAAGCGACCGTTTCATTCGGAGATAAAAAAATAAACGTCGAAATCAAATCACTTAACAGCAAGGCACTTGACCTTTCGACACGCATAGCCCCTCTCTATCGGGAAAAAGAAATGGAAATACGGAATCGTATTTCGAAAGCACTGGAACGTGGGAAAGTGGATTTCTCCCTTTGGATTGAAAAAGAAACAGGCGAAACCGCTACCCCTATCAATGCCACACTCATAGAAAATTATTACAAACAAATCTGCCACATTGCCGAAACCTATCATATTCCGGTGCCGGAAGACTGGTTTGCCACACTGCTCCGCATGCCCGACGTACTGACACGGGTAGAAGTACAAGAACTCTCGGATGAAGAATGGAGCGTAGCCAGTCAAGCCATCGACGAAGCGATACAGCACCTCGTAGACTTCCGCAAGCAAGAAGGAGCGGCACTGGAAAAAAAATTCCGTGAAAAGGCAAACAATATTGAACGCCTGTTACACTCACTGGAAACTTACGAAAAAGAGCGGGTGACAAAAATACGCGAACGCATCACCGATGCGCTGGAAAAGACCATTCAAAAGGATTACGACAAAAACCGGCTGGAACAAGAATTAATCTACTATATCGAGAAGCTGGATATCAACGAAGAAAAACAGCGCCTTGCCAACCACCTGAATTATTTCCGCGAAACGCTTGACAACGGAATCGGTCAGGGCAAAAAGCTGGGTTTCATAGCACAAGAAATGGGACGCGAAATCAACACTACCGGAAGCAAATCGAATCATGCATTGATGCAGAACATCGTGGTACAAATGAAAGACGAGCTGGAACAAATCAAAGAACAAGTACTGAACGTAATGTAA
- the nadD gene encoding nicotinate (nicotinamide) nucleotide adenylyltransferase has product MEKTHLKAGIFGGTFNPVHIGHLALANYLCEYEDLDEVWFLVTPQNPFKKDIRLLDDRIRLEMVKTAIDGYPRFRASDFEFSLPRPSYTVDTLRNLSDTYPEREFILIIGADNWEKFSLWKSPEEILRKHRILVYPRSGYSLHIPDAMSKQVKAVQTPLLEISSTFIRKSIAEGKDIRYFVHPAVYRIILEKRLYQVNNE; this is encoded by the coding sequence ATGGAAAAAACTCATTTAAAAGCAGGAATATTCGGAGGAACGTTCAACCCAGTACACATCGGACACCTCGCCCTCGCCAATTATTTGTGCGAGTACGAAGACTTGGACGAAGTGTGGTTTCTTGTGACTCCGCAAAATCCGTTTAAAAAGGATATCCGCCTGTTGGATGACCGTATCCGGTTGGAAATGGTAAAAACCGCAATAGACGGCTATCCCCGCTTCCGAGCTTCCGATTTCGAATTCAGCCTGCCTCGCCCTTCTTATACCGTCGATACACTCCGGAATCTATCCGACACTTATCCGGAACGGGAATTTATCCTGATTATCGGAGCAGACAACTGGGAAAAGTTCAGCCTATGGAAGTCCCCCGAAGAAATCCTCCGAAAGCATCGGATTCTGGTTTATCCACGCTCCGGATACAGCCTGCATATCCCCGATGCTATGTCAAAACAGGTGAAAGCAGTACAAACGCCCTTGCTCGAAATCAGTTCTACTTTCATCCGGAAATCAATAGCTGAAGGGAAAGACATCCGTTACTTCGTACATCCCGCTGTGTACCGCATCATCCTAGAAAAACGACTTTATCAAGTGAATAATGAATAA
- a CDS encoding co-chaperone GroES, which produces MNIKPLADRVLILPAPAEEKTIGGIIIPDTAKEKPLQGEVVAVGNGTKDEDMVLKAGDQVLYGKYSGTEIEHDGVKYLIMRQSDVLAVLN; this is translated from the coding sequence ATGAACATTAAACCATTAGCAGACAGAGTGCTGATTCTTCCGGCACCTGCAGAAGAAAAGACAATCGGTGGCATCATCATCCCCGATACAGCAAAAGAAAAACCGTTGCAAGGTGAAGTTGTAGCCGTAGGCAATGGCACAAAAGACGAAGATATGGTCCTGAAAGCAGGCGACCAAGTATTATATGGCAAATATTCGGGCACAGAAATCGAACACGACGGTGTAAAATACCTGATTATGCGTCAAAGCGATGTGCTCGCCGTACTCAATTAA
- the menA gene encoding 1,4-dihydroxy-2-naphthoate octaprenyltransferase, translating into MSENVKPNSLQAWILAARPKTLTAASIPVMIGCALAEAHGHFHAIPAVLCFLFAFLMQIDANFINDLYDFLKGSDREDRLGPERACAQGWISPKEMKRGILLTTILAGASGLGLLFYSGWEMIPVGIACIIFAYLYTKLAYQGWGDLLVLVFFGFVPVGCTYYVMAHTWNLPVTIASLASGLVIDTLLMINNFRDREQDKISGKRTLVVRFGAKAGLIIYFFLGFTACWLCFYFLGQGKLYASLLPQIYLLLHILTTARMARIGKGKALNVILGETSRNMFLFGILLSIGLVL; encoded by the coding sequence ATGAGTGAAAACGTTAAACCCAATTCCCTTCAAGCCTGGATATTGGCGGCACGCCCCAAAACATTGACTGCTGCATCCATCCCCGTCATGATAGGATGCGCGTTAGCAGAAGCACACGGACATTTTCATGCCATACCTGCCGTCCTTTGTTTCCTGTTCGCCTTTCTGATGCAGATAGACGCAAATTTCATCAATGACCTGTATGATTTTCTGAAAGGAAGCGACCGCGAAGACCGGTTAGGTCCTGAACGGGCCTGTGCACAGGGCTGGATTTCACCAAAAGAAATGAAACGGGGCATCCTCCTCACCACTATTCTTGCCGGAGCAAGCGGACTTGGGCTTCTTTTCTATAGCGGATGGGAAATGATTCCTGTGGGCATAGCCTGTATCATCTTCGCTTATCTCTATACCAAACTTGCCTATCAGGGCTGGGGCGACCTCCTGGTATTGGTGTTTTTCGGTTTTGTACCCGTCGGATGTACTTATTACGTAATGGCGCACACATGGAACCTGCCCGTCACCATTGCATCGCTCGCCAGCGGACTGGTTATCGACACTCTATTGATGATAAATAATTTTCGTGACCGAGAACAAGACAAGATTAGCGGGAAACGTACATTAGTCGTCCGTTTCGGAGCGAAAGCAGGACTGATTATCTACTTTTTTTTAGGTTTTACGGCATGCTGGCTTTGCTTTTATTTTCTTGGACAAGGCAAATTATATGCAAGCCTTCTTCCTCAGATTTACTTGCTCCTCCATATTCTGACCACCGCACGTATGGCACGCATCGGAAAAGGGAAAGCTCTGAACGTCATCTTGGGAGAAACATCAAGAAACATGTTCCTCTTCGGCATCCTGCTCTCCATCGGCTTGGTGCTATAA
- the groL gene encoding chaperonin GroEL (60 kDa chaperone family; promotes refolding of misfolded polypeptides especially under stressful conditions; forms two stacked rings of heptamers to form a barrel-shaped 14mer; ends can be capped by GroES; misfolded proteins enter the barrel where they are refolded when GroES binds): MAKEILFNIDARDQLKKGVDELANAVKVTLGPKGRNVIIEKKFGAPQITKDGVTVAKEIELADAFQNTGAQLVKSVASKTGDDAGDGTTTATVLAQAIVGVGLKNVTAGANPMDLKRGIDKAVAKVVECIKAKAETVGDNYDKIEQVATVSANNDPVIGKLIADAMRKVSKDGVITIEEAKGTDTTIGVVEGMQFDRGYLSPYFVTDTEKMECVMERPYILIYDKKISNLKDFLPILEPAVQSGRPLLVIAEDVDSEALTTLVVNRLRGQLKICAVKAPGFGDRRKAMLEDIAILTGGVVISEEKGLKLEQATIDMLGSCEKVTITKENTTIVNGAGDKDNILDRINQIKAEIKNSTSDYDKEKLQERLAKLSGGVAVLYVGAASEVEMKEKKDRVDDALCATRAAIEEGIVPGGGVTYIRAIDALEGLKGDNADETTGIEIIKRAIEEPLRQIVANAGKEGAVVVQKVREGKGDFGYNARTDVYENLHAAGVVDPAKVTRVALENAASIAGMFLTTECVIVDKKEDKPEMPTPGMGGMGGMM, translated from the coding sequence ATGGCAAAAGAAATACTTTTCAATATTGATGCCCGCGACCAGTTGAAGAAAGGCGTGGACGAACTGGCAAATGCCGTAAAAGTGACACTGGGTCCGAAAGGACGTAACGTCATCATCGAAAAGAAATTCGGTGCTCCGCAAATCACGAAAGACGGTGTAACCGTAGCAAAAGAAATCGAACTGGCAGACGCTTTCCAGAACACCGGCGCACAGTTGGTGAAATCTGTAGCTTCGAAAACCGGCGACGATGCAGGCGACGGTACAACTACCGCAACCGTACTGGCTCAGGCTATCGTAGGCGTAGGACTGAAGAACGTAACCGCCGGTGCCAACCCGATGGACTTGAAGCGTGGTATCGACAAAGCCGTAGCGAAAGTCGTTGAATGCATCAAGGCTAAGGCTGAAACCGTAGGCGACAACTATGACAAGATAGAACAAGTAGCTACTGTATCTGCCAACAACGACCCGGTTATCGGTAAACTGATTGCCGACGCTATGCGTAAGGTTTCGAAAGACGGTGTCATCACCATCGAAGAAGCCAAAGGTACCGACACCACCATCGGCGTTGTAGAAGGTATGCAGTTCGACCGTGGATATCTGTCTCCTTACTTCGTAACGGATACAGAAAAGATGGAATGCGTAATGGAACGTCCGTACATCCTGATTTACGATAAGAAAATCAGCAATCTGAAAGACTTCCTGCCTATCCTCGAACCTGCCGTACAGAGCGGACGTCCTTTGCTGGTTATCGCAGAAGATGTAGATAGCGAAGCCTTGACCACATTGGTTGTCAACCGCTTGCGTGGCCAGTTGAAGATTTGTGCCGTTAAGGCTCCGGGCTTCGGCGACCGTCGTAAAGCCATGCTGGAAGATATCGCTATCCTGACGGGTGGTGTTGTCATCAGCGAAGAAAAGGGTTTGAAACTGGAACAAGCCACTATCGACATGCTGGGTAGCTGCGAAAAAGTTACCATCACGAAAGAAAACACAACCATCGTGAACGGTGCCGGTGACAAAGACAACATTTTGGACCGTATCAACCAAATCAAAGCTGAAATCAAGAACTCTACTTCCGACTATGACAAGGAAAAACTTCAGGAACGTCTTGCCAAATTATCGGGCGGTGTAGCCGTGCTTTACGTAGGTGCAGCCAGCGAAGTGGAAATGAAGGAAAAGAAAGACCGTGTAGACGATGCTTTGTGCGCGACACGTGCGGCTATCGAAGAAGGTATCGTTCCGGGCGGTGGCGTAACCTACATCCGTGCCATCGATGCACTGGAAGGCTTGAAGGGTGATAATGCCGATGAAACTACCGGTATCGAAATCATCAAACGTGCCATCGAAGAACCGTTGCGCCAGATTGTTGCCAACGCCGGTAAGGAAGGTGCAGTAGTTGTTCAGAAAGTACGTGAAGGCAAAGGTGACTTCGGCTACAATGCACGCACAGACGTTTACGAAAACCTGCATGCCGCAGGCGTGGTAGACCCTGCCAAGGTAACCCGTGTAGCATTGGAAAATGCGGCTTCTATCGCCGGTATGTTCCTGACTACAGAATGTGTCATCGTAGATAAGAAAGAAGACAAGCCCGAAATGCCGACACCCGGAATGGGAGGCATGGGTGGCATGATGTAA
- a CDS encoding translation initiation factor: MKKNDWKDRLNIVYSTNPDFHYEQASEKETETLDKNKQPLRVNIEKKARGGKTVTLIKGFVGTEYDLKELGKLLKTKCGTGGSVKDGEILIQGDFKQRLVEVLRSEGYTQTK; encoded by the coding sequence ATGAAAAAAAACGACTGGAAAGACCGACTGAATATTGTATATTCCACAAACCCCGACTTTCACTACGAACAAGCAAGCGAAAAAGAGACTGAAACTCTTGACAAAAACAAGCAGCCTTTACGGGTAAATATCGAGAAAAAAGCAAGAGGCGGAAAAACCGTAACCCTCATAAAAGGATTTGTCGGTACGGAATACGACCTGAAAGAACTGGGCAAACTACTCAAAACCAAATGCGGGACAGGAGGCTCGGTTAAAGACGGTGAAATCCTGATACAAGGAGATTTCAAGCAACGCTTGGTTGAAGTATTACGCAGCGAAGGATACACACAGACCAAATAA
- a CDS encoding nucleoside deaminase: MTKEELMRKAIELSVRNVAEGGGPFGAVIARNGEIISTGTNRVTPDHDPTAHAEVSAIRAACRELGTFDLSGCEIYTSCEPCPMCLGAIYWAHLDRMYYGNDKHDAARIGFDDAFIYKELELNPEDRRLQAERLLPEEALKAFTDWENKTDKTAY, from the coding sequence ATGACGAAAGAAGAATTGATGCGCAAAGCTATAGAACTGTCGGTACGCAATGTAGCCGAAGGAGGAGGCCCCTTTGGAGCCGTCATCGCACGCAACGGGGAAATCATCTCCACAGGTACCAACCGAGTAACCCCCGACCACGACCCTACCGCCCATGCCGAAGTAAGCGCCATCCGTGCAGCGTGCCGGGAACTGGGTACGTTCGACCTGAGCGGATGCGAAATCTACACCTCGTGCGAACCTTGCCCCATGTGTCTGGGAGCCATCTATTGGGCGCATCTGGACCGCATGTATTACGGAAACGACAAACACGATGCCGCCCGTATCGGATTCGATGACGCATTCATCTACAAAGAACTGGAACTGAATCCTGAAGACCGCCGCCTGCAAGCGGAACGCCTCTTGCCCGAAGAAGCCCTCAAAGCTTTCACCGACTGGGAAAATAAGACGGACAAAACCGCCTATTAA